TGCCTGGGGCGGCAACCTGGGCATGGCGCGGCGCTTTCACCCGCACATGCTCTGCGACCGCAGCGCCGGCATCGCCCTGTCCGGCGGTTATGGCGGCGAAGGCGTGGGCGCCAGCAACCTCGGTGGCCGCACCCTGGCCGACCTGATTCTCGGCCACAGCACCCCGCTCACTCGCCAACCCTGGGTACGCCACGACACCCGCGTGCAGGATCTGCCGCGCTGGGAGCCGGAACCCTGCCGCTGGCTGGGATACAACGCCATCATCCGCAGCTTCGTGCGCGAAGACAAACTGCTGGCCGACCCCTCCAGCCGGCCCTGGCAGCGCTACATGGCCCAGCGCATCGCCAGCCTGATGGAAGGCTTCATGAGGTGAACACCCCTCCCAAACCCAAGGTTGCCCGCATGACCATCACCCATTTCCGCGACACCGCAAACGTCGCACTCGACGAACACAACCCGGTCGCCGTACCGCTCAGCGAGCCCGCAGCCATCACCTCGGTGACCTGCGGGAGCGCGACGATGGCGTGGAAACCGGCATCTGGGAATGCACGCCCGGCCGCTGGCGCCGGCAGATCGTGCAGCAGGAGTTCTGCCACTTCATCGCCGGGCGCTGCACCTTCATTCCCGACGTGGGCGAGCCGATCGAGATCAAAGCCGGCGACGCCCTCATGTTGCTGGCCAACACTGAAGGGGCTGCTCCCGTTTCAACGCACCCGCGCCGGAGCCAGCTTTACCGCGAGGCAAGGCGCGAGCCGCGAGGTTTGGCGGGCCAAATGAGTCGGCGAGAAACGCAGCATCGCGGCAAAACTGGCCCGGCCCTTCGGGTTGCGCGGGAAATCACGCCATGCGTCGTTGGAGGACTTGAAAAGGGAATGCCATTTACTGCGTCCTCCGCCTAGCCTGCGTGATTTCTCGCTGCAACGCGGTGCGCGCTGAAACGGGAGCAGCCCCTAGGTGTGGGACATACAAGAAACGCTGCGCAAGACTTATGTACTGATTTTCTGACTGCTGCCTCCACAACATCGATAACAACGGTTGAGGTCTCCCATGCTGAAAACGCTTATCCCGCTGATGCTCGTCGCCTCGGTCAGCCAGGCGGCGCAGGACGTGCGCATCTACAACTGGACCGACTACATCGCCCCCGACACGCTGAAGAACTTCCAGCAGGCCAGCGGCGTAACGCCCCACTACGACGTTTACGACAGCAACGAAACCCTCGACGCCAAACTGATGGCCGGCCGCTCCGGCTATGACGTGGTGTTCCCCTCCAACCACTTCATGGCCCGGCAGATCCAGGGTGGCGCGCTCAAGGAGCTGGACAAGAGCCAACTGCCCAACTGGAAGAACCTCAACCCCACGCTGCTCAAGGCCCTGGAAGGTAACGACCCGGGCAACCAGCACGGCTTCCCCTATTTGTGGGGCAGCACCGGCATCGGCTACAACGTCGAGAAGGTCAAGGCCGTGCTCGGAAGCGATGTGCCGCTGGATTCCTGGGACCTGATCTTCAAACCCGAGCTGATGGCCAAGCTGAGCAAATGCGGCGTGGCGATTCTCGACAATGGCCCGGAAATGCTGCCCATCGCCCTGCACTACCTGGGCCTGCCACATCACAGCCAGAAGCCCGAGGACTACAAGAAGGCCGAAGCGCTGCTGATGGAGATGCGCAAAAACGTCGCCTACTTCCACTCCTCCAAATACGTGGGCGAGCTGGCCAACGGCGACGTGTGCATGGCGGTCGGCTTCTCCGGCGACATCATGCAGGCCAGCGCCCGCGCCAGGGAGGCCGGCAACGGCGTCGACATCGCCTACGTGATCCCCAAGGAAGGCGCGCCGATGTGGTTCGACATGGTCGCCATGCCAGA
Above is a genomic segment from Pseudomonas argentinensis containing:
- a CDS encoding polyamine ABC transporter substrate-binding protein, with protein sequence MLKTLIPLMLVASVSQAAQDVRIYNWTDYIAPDTLKNFQQASGVTPHYDVYDSNETLDAKLMAGRSGYDVVFPSNHFMARQIQGGALKELDKSQLPNWKNLNPTLLKALEGNDPGNQHGFPYLWGSTGIGYNVEKVKAVLGSDVPLDSWDLIFKPELMAKLSKCGVAILDNGPEMLPIALHYLGLPHHSQKPEDYKKAEALLMEMRKNVAYFHSSKYVGELANGDVCMAVGFSGDIMQASARAREAGNGVDIAYVIPKEGAPMWFDMVAMPEDAPNEKAAYAFMNYLLEPEVIAAISDHVHYANGNSQADGLVDPTLKADTTVYPPDEVMEKLYALEAMPLNIDRIRTRIWTKVKSGT